Within the Pygocentrus nattereri isolate fPygNat1 chromosome 28, fPygNat1.pri, whole genome shotgun sequence genome, the region TGAAATATGTCGTGTTAGAAATGGGTTATAACTAATTAATTACATGTGCTTGAGCAAACCTTTGGTGTATTTTCCACTTTTGTCAGTATTTTCCAAGAATGCTTCTGCTGAAGCTTGTTTGTGAGGTAAAGTGACTTTCTCCGCTTCAGTCGTTCCCATTTAGCTCCTGAAGTTGTTTTCATCGTTggggtttcatttcatttcattctgttgtgTTGGTTCAGCTCCTGTGCTGCTCTGCTGTTGCTCACACCGCTCTCAGTTTGGAGCCTGAGCTTTTTAATTTCAGAccaaagacagaaaacagagcCTTTAAAACTTCACACAGAGGCTGAGAACatccactgcagttctgtaaGGAACTAGAGGTTCTAGTGTTTATGGTCCAGACCTCTGGTAGCTACactacagatggttcttcaagccCTATAAtgaagggaatggttctgtgtagaaccctgtgttctacatagaactaatTCATGCTAGGTGATTCTTCGCATGGTGAGATTGATGATTGTCTTTGGCTCAgcatagaagctttttgaaaatggttctctgtagtgccaaaaagggttctgctattgttagaaTGTCAGTGTCAACCCTGTAACAAGAACCCTTTGTTGGAGCTATCTAGAACAGCATATGCAAGCGGAAGGTGTTGGTTCTAGAATACGGGAATCTGTCGTAGTTGTGAAAATCTGGCTCTCTGTTGTAGGCACAGTGTCTTGATGATGAGGCTGAAGGCAGTTTAAAGCTCCTGTAAGTGAGGAAGTTCGGCTTTTTCGGTTACTCCGGGTTTCAGCATGTAAACAGGGCTCTTTACCTCGTCTCAGCCCCGTGGTTGGAAGTCCTCAAAGGCATTATGTCAGTAGATATCTCCATAAGCTTATCAGAAAACGGTTTCTATTTCAGAATTTATagtaatgtcacaaaaacatggATATGTTTGGATGTTTGGAAGCTGGTATACGGACTGTATAGATATTAGACGAATTGTAACAAACATAGCGTCACAGACTGGACAACCAGCGCTGTGGTCACTAGTCATGACCTAATCAGCTCCTGTCCAGCGTTCATACAAGCTAATATTATTGATTTAAAGCAGGTAAGGCTGCGACTGGATGAAAGTGAGATGCCACATATTGTTGATTCCCAAAAAAACACAAGTGTctaatttttctatttttatttttcagcatcatttgagctcacgAGCTGCTCTTTTCCTCTTGACATTGTGTacagatttcatgatgaactttaTATTAACTTCATGTTTTTGGCCTGTCTATAAAGTTACCAGTTACCCTTTTGGAGATAAATATGTATCGccgctgtcggaagaaaatctcgtatctacatttttgttgttttcggtttttgacataatttgaaaagcctgttgttcttcacattgtgtgtaaatttcatgaagaacagaccagaagaaatggcccagaatgacttggaaggaattctggttccattgacttacattaaaagcaaagtaggttttttccttctcctgtaaacttaccattttggagatacgagggtttgtcctgacagcagtgatatactgtgtgtgtgtgtgtgtgtgtgtgtgagtgtgtgtgtgtgttgctgctaTCAGTGAGCACCCGTATCACCCATTCATGTCCAATACATAAATATTGTATGAGGATAAGGAAAAGAACTTGTCCACAGACCAGTGAAGTCACTATCTCGCTCTCCCTGTTTAATCAGAGTCACAGACAGGCGTCTCAGCAGGAGACAGAAGCCATGGACGTCCAGCAGCAGGACGTGACGCTGAACAGTGGAAAGGACAGAGCCAAGAGCTGCGAAAACCACACTAACCACATCAACCCGTCAGAGAGCACTGCTGAGACAGAGGCCATCACAGCAGAGCCTGGTCAGTAAATCAGAAAGTGCTAATCTGATCTACAGTTCACGAAAACTGTTGGGGATTAAGGGGCGTCTATTAACTTTCATGCGGTATAAGCCATGTCATCCTTGCTGTGTGCAGTATTCCTTTTAAGGTCTCTATTCTTTCTGCTCGGCGTAAAAATAATCTTTGTGGAATCATGTGTGcgtacagtcgtgtgcaaaagttttggcaccccggTCAAACTActcgttttgttgattttctaagtagaAATCCTAGAGAGCACCccctttgcacattttaatgcacaattactacttattttcaaaaaaatattgaagaaaaaaattgtGGCCCATGTAAAGGTTGTGGCACGTTTGATAttttatggcatattttatatttagtgttttaaaataaaaaacgtgcaataaaatctgcagaaaaatgccatttgtTTCTTTTGCTACCTGCAAAGGACGTGTCttattttaaacacagcatgtcagttgactgggggtgttcaaacttttgcatatggctgtatAATCAGAGCTCGTCCTGTAGGGGATGAAGTGCTATTTAGGCCATTTTTGCCAAGAAATGACACAATATCCTTATCTTTCTTGAACATATGATTGCAGTGACAGAGCTAATTTACAAGTACATTTTATGCATCATGATGTTTTCATCTCTGCTCCATGAGAACAGGTGAGGAAACCGTGTCTTCAGTCTTTTTGTTCACTTGCATTGATTCTCTTTCAGCAAAGATAACATGTTCTAATGGACTAGGCCACAGGGGAAGTTACGTGTCGTTGAATGACATCGTAGTAACGAGTGAGGATGCTCTTCTGCTTCCCGACCACGTACCAGTGATTCCCCACAAAATAGAAAAAGGTAACAGCATTTACGGTAGGTTTTTATTCTTAGGCTGCGCTGACTGTGAAGGACAATCTGAGGTGTCACTCGCAGTGAAGTAGTGGTGGTTAATATTGACGGTTCTTCCCAAAGGAGTTTATATGAGCATTTGGTTATTATAAGAATCACTGTGCTGAATAGGCTCTAtctatggactaaaactgtgtttcagtagtggcatgaaaaatatattaaaacatattttaaatagagttttttatttagaaatgtaaatatttcaagctgTCTGTGGGACCGGCACCTCCCAAAAGAAAGTATAAACGATGGTTTTGAATACATTTAGCTTAATACTATCTCAGTTAGAGCTGTGGGTTTCAATAGATCATATTATAGCCTTTGTAAATATCTGAATAGGTCCACAGTTTGAATAGGGaccacagtttgaactaataTGGTAGACTGACTCATAAATGGATTCAGTGGAATATCACAAACCTTTTTTCATTCGTCCGTTTTATAGATCCGTTTTATTATAAGGTTTGGTGGACTGATCTGAAGTCTAGTCTAAATAGTCTGAAtttgtgtttgagattacttggattgtaagtagcagaaaattcagccaacttctaagactgaacttgggaggtgtggaaaaatatgcctgcagatttctttgaaaaactgaaaggagAATTTGTACATTTGTACAAAATGTTAAACAAATGAGTGCTTTTTCTGAGTAGCTCCATGTCGCAACTTGTCTACTCTCTCTATTTCAGAGACTCTTGGCCCTCTCACTGGCCCCACTCCTCCAGACACTGTGACTAATGTATCACCGCCCATTTGCACACCTCCCACTGCCTCTACAGGTCAAAAGGCACCTGACCCTGCCCAGGTACCCAAGTGCAACGGGCACAACGCTCACAAAAAGCGCCTGCCCTCCACCTCCAAAAGCCAGCAGAGTTTGAAAGCCAACGCCACTCAAATACAGCAAGTCGCAGGCGACGGTGAGAAGAAACATATTATACTAACACCTTTCAGATGTCTACTTAAAGTCACATGTCTACAGATAATAGTAGTGCAGAATTATCCGGTGATACATTGGTTCTCAATCTCAGTCTGCTTGGTTTTAGTGTTTCCCTGCTCTAAAATACCTACCATGACTAATCACAGggttgatgagctgaatcaggctTGTCAGAACAGGGGAAACACAAAAGGAGCAGTGCAGAGTCCCCAAAACTGAGAGAGGGATTTTCCCTAGTGCCAGGAGCAGCACAGCTTATTAAATTCATCAAGTGGTTCTCAAACCTTTCATTAAATCATGTGTGTGATCAGTTGCTGGAACTGGCAAACCCTTGTTTAGACACCAGGAGCTTTGAGTGAAACATGCTTGACTCTCAACCTTTACAATGACCAGAGACCATGTTTATATCAGTGTGTTTAAACTGCTGGACAGCACATGAAGAAAGAGGCCCCCACCCATAGAGTTAGCAGTAAATAAGCTCTGCTCTTATCTTGCAGCTACACTGGGCTCTGCCTGTGGTTTTATCTGTGTGCCTCATGCTGTCTGCTAGTCAGTGTCTGGTAGCCGTTTCCTTTAGGGAATATTTTAAACCCTCATGGCATTTAGAAGCATTCACACTGTGCCAAAATCATCATTTGTGTGGATCTGAAACATCAAGTTTCTCAAAAATTGCTTGTGCAAAGGTCATAAAAGATGTATCTTGCTGTGGAGATGCAGTTGTATTTCGGCATGGGATTGGAGCCTAAAGAAACTGATGTTTTATTGTGGTTTTTCAGACCTGTCGCATTTAAAATTGAGTCAAATAGAAAGGGGACAAAGGCCATCAAACAACAGAGAGATGCTAAACAGTGTTACATGGATAAATTAGTCCAAAACACAGGGTGGAGTGTTGATCTGGATGTGCTAACATTGCCTCTTTTCTCATCACCTGGGCTTTTTTATTATCTGATTCACTATCTGTGGCACACACCCCACTGTAGCTAGCCTTTTAGCAAACACTGCTAGCCTAGCTAGTTAGCGAACTAATGACACTATTACTGTactatacaaaataaaacaccacAAAATCCGTAGCAGATCCCTCAAAGGCCAAGCTTCTGTTTTCATCTCAGCTAATGTTCCTAGTCACGTCGCATCATAACTTGCTTGAGAGGACGAGTTAGTTAGCTGATGCTGAACGTGATAAATACTCTAAAGTCCAATCTATGTCAGCACTCTCACTGTAATGCTTTCTTTCAGCTGTGTGACTAGTGCTGCATCCAAAGGCAACTTGCTTTCCTATCTGCTTTCCTTGATTTTGCTCTGATCTTTCATCTGGTAGCCATGAGGGTTCACATTCTAGTCAGCTCTGCATGCATATTGACTGAGTCTATGGGTTATAGACCAAGTGAAATAAAGGAAAAGCAGGTAGGAAAGATGATTTAACTATTAAGCACCAACCTAGACTGCTTAACCCTGCCAAAATGGCGGATCACCCATTAGATGCTATGTTATGATATCAGGTTGCGTTTCCAGTGTTTCCAGTGTAGGGAAGTGATTGAGAAAATGTTGGGTGTTTATGTCAGACAGTTTATCTAAAGTTAGAGTCAGACAAAGCTCTGTATTCCAGTAAACATGGCTAAtatgtgtttttattcacagaCTGCTGCGTGCACTGTATTCTGGCATGTCTGTTCTGCGAGGTGTTGTCCCTGTGCTCAGCGCTGACGCAGTGTTTGGCCTGTGGGCTGGAGTGTGACGCTGCGTGTTGCTGTGGTGAGGCGTGCAGTGGCTTGGCCTGCTGTTCTGAGGAcccctgctctgccctgctgGACTGCGCCATCCTGGAGGACTGCTGTCAATCTTCCGACTGCCTGGAGATCTGCCTGGAGTGCTGCTCTATCTGCTTCCCTGCGTAGAAAGTCTATCGGCCAGTGGCATGAAAGAGTGAGTGATGAGAGGGCTTACGGAAAGGTTTTGGAATGTGTCATAACACCACAGTGTTGTGAAAGGTTGCTGTCATTGCCGTatgctgtatttattctgtaggtTAGTGAGAGGTTAGGGACGGAGATCAAGGTGTGTCCGCTGTGTCTGAAATGAGTCACTGAATATAAGTGGAACGAACATGTGTTATTGGTGATTGGCTATTCAGTGACATACCAGAGGTATTTGACTCATGAGGGGCAGCTTAGGGCTTACTGTATTTAAAAGGCTAGTATTCCTATCTGTGAATGGCCATTATTGGGTAGTCACTGGCTACCACTTTAACATTCACAGGTCCCAATGCCTTGAAACTGTGCCATTTGTGTTCCCAATGTTAGTAGATTCAGCTTTCTTTGAGAGTTGAGCATGTTTGCACTTGCCCAGGGCATAATGCATCTTCTTTGATCACCACAGGAGGGACAGTACTGTCTGGTCAGGACTggatttatttttactcagtttccaacctgtttatttattttgcagtgtCAAGGGAGGAAAGCAGGAAACATGTTTAagtgaaaattacacaaaacacTTTACTGTACTTGGCGGATACACACTGTATTTTAGCGGATCCTATGGCTACTGCCACTTTCCATCCTTTCAGTCTTAAAA harbors:
- the zgc:113363 gene encoding keratin-associated protein 10-4 → MDVQQQDVTLNSGKDRAKSCENHTNHINPSESTAETEAITAEPAKITCSNGLGHRGSYVSLNDIVVTSEDALLLPDHVPVIPHKIEKETLGPLTGPTPPDTVTNVSPPICTPPTASTGQKAPDPAQVPKCNGHNAHKKRLPSTSKSQQSLKANATQIQQVAGDDCCVHCILACLFCEVLSLCSALTQCLACGLECDAACCCGEACSGLACCSEDPCSALLDCAILEDCCQSSDCLEICLECCSICFPA